The Streptomyces sp. TLI_105 DNA segment CTGGCCGTCGTCCTCCAGGTCGTCCGCGAACTCCCTGAGCGCGTCCGCCATCTCGCGGTACGCGTCCTCGTCGACGTTCGGCCAGGCCACACCGATCAGATCGAGAAGGGTGTCGGCCCAGTCCGGAACCGTGACAGCCATGTTCATGCCCCCGTGTCGGCTGTTTGCAATGCGCAACAGTCCTACCACGGGAGGCGGCTGACGAACCGTCCGGGGGTCAGCCCTCCTCGGGCTCCAGCCGCAGCGAGATCGAGTTGATGCAGTACCGCTGGTCCGTCGGGGTCGGGTAGCCCTCGCCCTCGAAGACGTGGCCCAGGTGGGAGCCGCAGCGGGCGCAGCGGACCTCGGTGCGGACCATGCCGTGGGAGGTGTCCGCGACGAGCTCGACGGCCTCGCTGTCCTTCGGGTCGTAGAAGGACGGCCAGCCGCAGTGCGACTCGAACTTCTCGTTCGACGTGAAGAGCTCCGCCCCGCAGGCGCGGCAGGAGTAGACGCCCTTCGTCTTCGTGTCGGTGTACTCACCGCGGAAGGCGGGCTCCGTGCCGGCCAGCCGGAGCACCTGGTACTCCGACGGGGTCAGCTGCGCCTGCCACTCCTCGTCCGGCTTCTCGACCTCGTACGCCATCGTTCGTCCACTCCCTCAGTTCGACAGGCGGGCGAGGATCTTCGGACCGAGGTCCGTGACGTCGCCCGCGCCCATCGTGAGAACGAGGTCGCCGGGGCCGGCCATTCCCGCGATCACGTCCGGGACGGCGTCCTTGTCGTGGACGGGGGTGACGTCGGCGCCGGCGGCGCGGGCCGCCGTGATGATCAGCTCGCTGGTGACGCCGGGGATCGGGTCCTCGCGGGCCGGGTAGATGTCGAGGACCACGGAGGCGTCGGCGAGGGCCAGCGCGTCGCCCATCTCCTTGCCCAGTTCCTGGGTGCGGGAGAAGAGGTGCGGCTGGAAGACGACGAGGAGGCGGGAGGCCCCGGCGGCGCCGCGCATGGCCTCCAGGTCGGCGGTCATCTCGGTGGGGTGGTGCGCGTACGAGTCGATGACCTGGACGCCCTTGGCCTCGCCCTTGAGCTGGAGGCGGCGGCCGACGCCGGTGTAGGCGGTGAGGGCCTGGGCGAGCTCGGCCGGGTCGATGCCGACGCGGGCGCCGGCGGCGAGGGCCGCGGCGGCGTTGTGGGCGTAGTGGCGGCCGGGGACCGAGACGGTGAAGGTGTGCTCGACGCCGTCGAGGAGGACGGTCACCTCGCTCTTCATGCCGTTCGGGACGATCTTGAGGATCCGGGCGTCGGAGTCCTCGGACTCGCCGACGGTGACGATGCGCAGGCCGTCGCGGTCCGCGACGCGGCGGGCCAGCTCGCGGGCGCCCGCGTGCTCGCCGACGACCAGGGTGCCGCCGGGGCGGATCTTGGCGCTGAAGGCCTCGAAGGACTCGTAGATCTCGTCCATCGACGCGTAGTTCGCGTGGTGGTCCAGCTCGACGTTGAGGACGATCGCGACCTCGGGGTCGTACTTCTGGAAGCTGCGGTCGCTCTCGTCGGCCTCGGCGACGAAGATCTCGCCGGCGCCGTGCCGGGCGTTCGTGCCGGGGCCCGCGAGGTCGCCGCCGATGGCGTACGAGGGGTCCAGGCCGAGCTCGGTGAGCGCGACGGCCAGCATGGAGGTGGTGGTCGTCTTGCCGTGCGTGCCGGCGACGGCGATCGCGCTCAGGCCGTCCATGAGGGAGGCGAGCGCGTCGGAGCGGTGGACGACGGGGATGCCGAGCTCGGCGGCGCGGGCCAGCTCGGGGTTGTCGGCGCGGATGGCGCTGGAGACGACGACGGCGGAGGCGTCGTCGGCGAGGTGCTCGGCGGCGTGGCCGATGTGCACGGTGGCGCCGAGGGCGCGCAGCGACTCGGCGGTCGCGGACTCCTTGGCGTCGCTGCCGGCGACCTTGGCGCCGCGCTGGGCGAGGATCTTCGCGATGCCCGACATCCCGGCACCGCCGATGCCGATGAAGTGCGGCCGTTCCATGGCGGCGGGAATGGCGGGTGCCATGCGGATCTCTCCCCGGGGTGGTGGTTCTGGAAGCCTCCAGCCTAGTGGCTCGCGGTCCGGGCTCCGGCGGTCGGCGGGTCCGTGTCCGCGTGGGCGCCCCGGCCGTGTCCGCGTGGGCGGCCCGGCCGTGTCCGCGTGGGCGGCCCGGCCGTGTCCGCGTGGGCGGCCCGGCCGTGTCCGCGCCCCCTGCACGGGGCGCGGACACGGGGCGTCCGCTACTCGCTGTGGGCGAAGAGCTTCAGGACGGGGACGCCGACCTTGTGGCGGGCCCGGGAGGCCCAGTCCCGGTGGAAGAACTCCTCCACGTAGTGCGGGGCGGTGAGAACGATCACCTCGTCCGCCTTCGACTCGTCGACCACCGCCTTCATCTTGTCGAGCGGGTGGTCCTCGACGACCTGGCCGACCGCTTCGCAGCCGGCCTTCCTCAGGGCCTGGAGGGAGACCTCCAGGGCCTGCTCGGCGGGTCCTCTGGCCGCCTTGCCCTCCGGTTCGTCGCCCTCGCGGGCGGCGTCCTTGAGCTCGCCCATGGCGACGTCGTCGATGGCGCGCAGCAGTACATCGGCCTGGTCACCACGCGGCTGCATGAGAACGATGAAGGACATGCCCTCGTCGCCGTGCAGGGTGGTGACGAATTCCACGTCGACGGACGTGAGGGGCTTCTCGATCATCAGAACGCTTGTGAACAACTCAGGAGCCCTTCTGCGGAAACCATCCTTCCCCGTGCCCGCACGGGGTCTGCGACAGTAAGTGTGCCCAGTCGGCGCTAAGCGGAACGGCAAATTCCGCCGATTGTCAGATCCGACGGTAGCGGGTGAAGAGGAAGCCGTCCTGCTCCAGCACGGAAGCCACCTGGAAGCGTGTCGGGACGGCCACGGTGGGGCCCCCGGCGATCCGTTGGGCGTCACCCGCCGTCATCGTCGGCGAGATCGTCAGACACAGCTCGTCCAGGACGTCCGCCCCCACGAACTGACCGAGCAGCCGGGGCCCGCCCTCGGTCAGCTGGCGGCGCAGCCCGCGCTCCGCGAGCACCGCCACCGCACGGGCCGGCATCACCCGGGCCCCGTCGCCCGCGAAGAGCACCTCGGCGCCCGCCTCCCGGGCGGCCCGGATCCGGTCGGCGGGCGCTCCGGAGCCGGTGAGGACCACGGTCGGCACCAGCGGCTCGGTGAAGAGCGGCAGCGAGAAGTCCAGGTCGAGGGAGGCGCTGACCACGGCGATCACGGGGGCCGGGCCCTGGCCCGCGGCGGCCCGGCGGTCCGTGAAGGCCTCCCGCGCCCGGGCCGGGCGGTAGCCCTCCAGGCGGACCGTTTCGGCGCCGACCACGACCACGTCGGCGAGCCCGCGCAGGATGCCGAAGATCCGCATGTCGGTCTCGGAGGAGAGCGGCTGGGAGCGCCCGTCGTGTTGACCGGCGCCGTCGAGCGAGGAGACCATGTTGGCCCGCAGCCAGGTGCCGTCGCCCTCCGGATACGCGTAGGCGTCGGCGAGGGCGTCGAGCGACCACTCGCGATCGGAGGCGGGCGACCACCCCTGGTCGGAGGCGGTCGATGCTGTCATGTCCGTCACAGGGAAGAGCTGGCGCATCCTCGCAGTCTGGCACGGCGCTTACAGTGGGGAACTGTGTCGACCCGTGCCTTCATCGAAGCGGCTTCCCCGGAAGCGGCCCCGCTCTCGCTCTGCTCCCGAGAGCCCCATGTCCCCGCCGACCGCCTCGTCGCGGAGATGGTGCCGCCGCCGCGCTTCGACTCCGTCCGCTTCGACACGTACCTGCCCGACCCGAACCAGCCGAGCCAGACGGACGCCGTCAAGGCCCTGAGCGCCTTCGCCGAGGGCCTCGGCGGAGCGCACGCCTCCGGCGCCGGCAAGCGCCGCTGGTTCGCGAAGAAGCCGGCCGCCCCGAGCGGCCCCCGCGGGGTCTACCTGGACGGCGGGTACGGCGTCGGCAAGACCCACCTGCTCGCCTCGCTGTGGCACGCGACCCCCGCGGAGCCCGCGCTGAAAGCATTCGGCACCTTCGTCGAGCTGACCAACCTGGTCGGCGCGCTCGGCTTCCAGCAGACCGTGAAGACGCTCAGCGGACACCGTCTCCTCTGCATCGACGAGTTCGAGCTCGACGACCCGGGCGACACCGTCCTCGTCTCCAGCCTCCTCGGCAAGCTCGTCGAGTCGGGCGTGGCCCTCGCCGCCACCTCGAACACGCTCCCGGGCAAGCTCGGCGAGGGCCGCTTCGCCGCCGCCGACTTCCTCCGCGAGATCCAGGGGCTCTCCGCCCACTTCCGGCCGCTGCGGATCGACGGCGAGGACTACCGCCACCGCGGTCTGCCCGAAGCCCCGTCCCCGTACTCCGACCAGGTCGTCACCCAGACCGCGTACGCGACGCCGGGCGCCTCCCTCGACGACTTCCCGCATCTGCTCGAACACCTGGCCAGGGTTCACCCGAGCCGGTACGGCGCCCTCACGGACGAGCTCAGCGCCGTCTGCCTCACCGACGTCCAGCCGGTCCCGGACCAGTCCACGGCGCTGCGGCTCGTCGTCCTCGCCGACCGGCTCTACGACCGCGAGATACCCGTGCTCGCCTCCGGTCTCCCCTTCGACAGGCTGTTCAGCGAGGAGATGCTGAACGGCGGCTACCGCAAGAAGTACTTCCGGGCGATCTCGCGGCTCACCGCGCTCGCCCGCGACGCGAAGGGACTCGTCGCGCAGTAGCTTGGGGGCCGTACCCGATCGAAAGGGATCCACCATGGCCACCGTGCGTCACGCCCACACCGTCTGGCAGGGCGACCTCCTCAAGGGCTCCGGCGTCGTCACCCTCGACTCCTCCGGTCTCGGCTCGTACGACGTCTCCTGGCCGGCCCGGTCTGAGGAGCCCAACGGCAAGACCAGCCCCGAGGAGCTCATCGCCGCCGCGCACTCCTCCTGCTTCTCGATGGCCTTCTCCAACGGTCTGGCCAAGGCGGGCCACGCCCCCGACCGCCTGGAGACGAAGGCCGACGTCACGTTCCAGCCGGGCGAGGGCATCACCGGCATCCACCTGACCGTGCGCGGCACGGTCTCCGGCCTGGACGCGGACGAGTTCCAGGCGCTCGCCGAGGACGCGAAGAAGAACTGCCCGGTCAGCCAGGCGCTCACGGGCACGACCATCACCCTCACCGCCGAACTGGCCTGACGTCAGGTCAGGACACACGCCACACGGGGCAGTTGTGGCCCGCATGGTTCACGCGCCACGAGGGTGCGTGATACACACGTGCGGGTCACACGTCACCTCACACACACCTGTCCGCCAACAGGAAGTGGTTGCCCCATGTCCGCAACGCGACGTCAGATCCTCTCCCGCACCGGCGCGTCCGTCGCCGGGATCGCCTTCACGGGCGCCCTCTCCGAACTCTTCGCCGGAAGCGCCGCGGCCGCCGGAAGCGCCGCGGCCGCGAGCCGCCGGGGAGGCTACGGCCCCCTCGTACCGGACCCGGACGGCCTCCTCGACCTCCCCGCCGGCTTCCGCTACAAGGTGCTCTCCCGGCAGGGCGACCCGCTCCGCTCCGGCGAGGGACTCGTCCCCAGCAACCACGACGGCATGGGCGCCTTCGCCGGCCGCCGCGGCCGGGTGCACCTCGTCCGCAACCACGAGAACCGGGTCACCGGGAAGATCGCCGTCCCCACCGTCCCCGGCCTCACGTACGACCCGGCGGGCAAGGGCGGCTGCACGGTCCTCGAACTCGACGGACGGAACGACGTCCTGGGCGAGCGGGTCGCCATCGCCGGGACCGCCGTCAACTGCGCGGGCGGCCACACGCCGTGGAACACCTGGCTGACCTGCGAGGAGACCGAGGACCGGGCCGGCACCAACGGCTACACCAAGGACCACGGCTTCGTCTTCGAGGTCGACGGAGCCGACCCGCACCGCACCGGGGCCGTCCCTCTCACCGCGATGGGCCGCTTCCAGCACGAGGCCGTCGCCGTCGACCCCACGAGCGGCATCGTGTACGAGACGGAGGACGCCTTCGAACGGCCCTTCGGGCTCTTCTACCGCTTCCTTCCCGAGAAGCCGCTCGGCGGCACCGGCTCGCTGCGCGCGGGCGGCACCCTGGAGGCCATGCGGGTGCCCGGCGTGCCCGACCTCTCCGTCGTCCAGGAGACCGGCGCCCGCTTCGAGGGCATCGAGTGGGTCCCCGTACCGGACCCCCTGGCGACCGGGACCCCGATCCGGCACCAGGACTTCGGGCCCAGGGGCATCACGCACGCCCAGAAGCTGGAGGGCTGCTACTGGGGCGGGCGAGCCGTCTACTTCGTGTCCTCCTTCGCACGGGCCAGGGACGGCTCGGCCGCCACGCACTTCGGCCAGGTGTGGAAGTACGAGCCGCACAGGAGGCGGCTCACCCTCGTCGTGGTCTTCGGCCCGAGCACCGACGTCCGGCTCCCCGGCGAGTCCCCGGACAACATCTGTCTGGCGCCGACCGGAGGCCTGATGGTCTGCGAGGACGGCGACGGGGCGCAGCACGTCTTCGGGGTGAGCGAGAAGGGCGAGGTGTACGCGGTCGCGAGGGGCGCGCAGAACATCGGCAGTCCGGAGGCCCCGGAGTGGGGCGAGTTCGCGGGCGTCACCTTCTCCCCGGACGGCGCGACCATGTACGTCAACTGCTACACGCCCGGCACGACGTTCGCGGTGACGGGCCCCTGGTGCTGAGCTAGCGGGCGCCCGGGATCCGTCGCACGATCGGGAGAGGACGATCGGCGCGACGGAAGGGGCGACGGATGCCGAAGAAGGACGGCGGGAGGAAGAAGCGGGAGGCCCCGGCTCCCGAGCCCGTGCTGCGCGACCTCCTGCGCCTCCCCGAGGGCGAGCGGATCGACCTCGCCGCGTACGACGCGGGGGCGACCCCGGCCGGCCCCGCCGACAAGACGGCGGGTCTTGCCGCCACCGCCGCCCTCGGGCCGCGCCTCGCCGACCTCCAGGAGCGGCTGTACGCGGCGAGCACCGCCGGCGACCGCCGGCGGCTGCTCCTCGTCCTCCAGGGCATGGACACCAGCGGCAAGGGCGGCACGGTCAAGCACGTCATCGGCCTCTTCAACCCCTCCGGCTGCCGCATCCACGCCTTCAAGGCGCCGACGCAGGAGGAGCGGAACCACCCCTTCCTCTGGCGGATCATGCGGGCGCTCCCCCAACCGGGCGAGATCGGCATCTTCGACCGCTCGCACTACGAGGACGTCCTCATCGCCCGCGTCCACGACCTGGTCCCGCGCCGCCTGCTCGGCCGCCGCTACGGCCAGATCAACCGCTTCGAGAAGTCCCTCGCGGAGGACGGGGTGACCGTGATCAAGGTCTTCCTCCACCTCTCGTACGAGGAACAGCGCGCCCGGCTCCTCGCGCGCCTGGACAACCCCGACAAGCACTGGAAGTTCAACCGGGGCGACATCGAGGAGCGGGCGCTGTGGCCGGCGTACCAGCAGGCGTACGAGCTCGCCCTCGAACGCTGCGCGACGGACGAGGCTCCCTGGTACCTGGTCCCGGCGGACCGCAAGTGGTACCGCAACTGGGCGATCAGCAGACTGCTGCTCGAACACTTGGAGGAGCTGGACCCGCGGTACCCGCCGGGGGACTTCGACGTGAAGGAGTGCCGGGCGCGGCTGCTCGCCACGTGAGCCGATCCGGCGGGTGACGGTCGAGCCGCCAGCCGATAATCACTTTGATCGATTAACTTCCGACCGTGAACACTTCTGCACGAAAATTGGCGGTGCTCGGTCTTCTGGGCGCCGCCCTCGTCGGCTGCGGCGGCGGTACGGCCGAAACCCCGGCGCCGAAGGCGAAGGCGGCCGTCGTCGACAGCCCCTCGCCCCAGCCCAGCGCGGCCGCGCCCGGCCCCAAGCCCGCGCGCGTCCCCGCCGCCCCGCCCACCATGGCGCCCGGACCCGGCGGCCTCACCCCCGTCTACACGCACCGCGCGAAGAGCACCGAGAAGGTCGTCGCGCTCACGTTCGACGCCGACATGACGGCCGACCAGGGGCCCCGCGCCGCGCGCGGCGAGCACTTCGACAACCCCGAGCTCATCGCCACCCTGCGCCGGCTCAAGGTGGACGCGACCGTGTTCATGACCGGCCGCTGGGCGGAGGAGTACCCGGACCAGGCCAAGTCCATCGGCGGCGATCCGCGCTTCGAGATCGCCAACCACTCCTACAGCCACTACTCCTTCTCGTCCCCCTGCTACGGCCTGCCGACCGTCCCCCGGCCCGACATGGCGTCCGACGTTCAGCGCGCCTTCGACGCCTTCCGGGACGCCGGGGCCGTCAACGTCGTCCCGTACTTCCGCTTCCCCGGCGGCTGCTACGACGACGCGGCCCTGCGCGCCCTCGCCCCCGCCGGC contains these protein-coding regions:
- a CDS encoding OsmC family protein translates to MATVRHAHTVWQGDLLKGSGVVTLDSSGLGSYDVSWPARSEEPNGKTSPEELIAAAHSSCFSMAFSNGLAKAGHAPDRLETKADVTFQPGEGITGIHLTVRGTVSGLDADEFQALAEDAKKNCPVSQALTGTTITLTAELA
- a CDS encoding PPK2 family polyphosphate kinase yields the protein MPKKDGGRKKREAPAPEPVLRDLLRLPEGERIDLAAYDAGATPAGPADKTAGLAATAALGPRLADLQERLYAASTAGDRRRLLLVLQGMDTSGKGGTVKHVIGLFNPSGCRIHAFKAPTQEERNHPFLWRIMRALPQPGEIGIFDRSHYEDVLIARVHDLVPRRLLGRRYGQINRFEKSLAEDGVTVIKVFLHLSYEEQRARLLARLDNPDKHWKFNRGDIEERALWPAYQQAYELALERCATDEAPWYLVPADRKWYRNWAISRLLLEHLEELDPRYPPGDFDVKECRARLLAT
- the zapE gene encoding cell division protein ZapE; translated protein: MSTRAFIEAASPEAAPLSLCSREPHVPADRLVAEMVPPPRFDSVRFDTYLPDPNQPSQTDAVKALSAFAEGLGGAHASGAGKRRWFAKKPAAPSGPRGVYLDGGYGVGKTHLLASLWHATPAEPALKAFGTFVELTNLVGALGFQQTVKTLSGHRLLCIDEFELDDPGDTVLVSSLLGKLVESGVALAATSNTLPGKLGEGRFAAADFLREIQGLSAHFRPLRIDGEDYRHRGLPEAPSPYSDQVVTQTAYATPGASLDDFPHLLEHLARVHPSRYGALTDELSAVCLTDVQPVPDQSTALRLVVLADRLYDREIPVLASGLPFDRLFSEEMLNGGYRKKYFRAISRLTALARDAKGLVAQ
- a CDS encoding pyrimidine reductase family protein, whose amino-acid sequence is MRQLFPVTDMTASTASDQGWSPASDREWSLDALADAYAYPEGDGTWLRANMVSSLDGAGQHDGRSQPLSSETDMRIFGILRGLADVVVVGAETVRLEGYRPARAREAFTDRRAAAGQGPAPVIAVVSASLDLDFSLPLFTEPLVPTVVLTGSGAPADRIRAAREAGAEVLFAGDGARVMPARAVAVLAERGLRRQLTEGGPRLLGQFVGADVLDELCLTISPTMTAGDAQRIAGGPTVAVPTRFQVASVLEQDGFLFTRYRRI
- a CDS encoding polysaccharide deacetylase family protein: MAVLGLLGAALVGCGGGTAETPAPKAKAAVVDSPSPQPSAAAPGPKPARVPAAPPTMAPGPGGLTPVYTHRAKSTEKVVALTFDADMTADQGPRAARGEHFDNPELIATLRRLKVDATVFMTGRWAEEYPDQAKSIGGDPRFEIANHSYSHYSFSSPCYGLPTVPRPDMASDVQRAFDAFRDAGAVNVVPYFRFPGGCYDDAALRALAPAGVTAVQWDVVSGDAFAKDADAVAEQVLDGVKPGSLVVMHCTRSAAPVTERAIRRIVPELRARGYRFVKVSELMSR
- the msrB gene encoding peptide-methionine (R)-S-oxide reductase MsrB, whose product is MAYEVEKPDEEWQAQLTPSEYQVLRLAGTEPAFRGEYTDTKTKGVYSCRACGAELFTSNEKFESHCGWPSFYDPKDSEAVELVADTSHGMVRTEVRCARCGSHLGHVFEGEGYPTPTDQRYCINSISLRLEPEEG
- a CDS encoding indole-3-glycerol phosphate synthase produces the protein MFTSVLMIEKPLTSVDVEFVTTLHGDEGMSFIVLMQPRGDQADVLLRAIDDVAMGELKDAAREGDEPEGKAARGPAEQALEVSLQALRKAGCEAVGQVVEDHPLDKMKAVVDESKADEVIVLTAPHYVEEFFHRDWASRARHKVGVPVLKLFAHSE
- the murC gene encoding UDP-N-acetylmuramate--L-alanine ligase is translated as MAPAIPAAMERPHFIGIGGAGMSGIAKILAQRGAKVAGSDAKESATAESLRALGATVHIGHAAEHLADDASAVVVSSAIRADNPELARAAELGIPVVHRSDALASLMDGLSAIAVAGTHGKTTTTSMLAVALTELGLDPSYAIGGDLAGPGTNARHGAGEIFVAEADESDRSFQKYDPEVAIVLNVELDHHANYASMDEIYESFEAFSAKIRPGGTLVVGEHAGARELARRVADRDGLRIVTVGESEDSDARILKIVPNGMKSEVTVLLDGVEHTFTVSVPGRHYAHNAAAALAAGARVGIDPAELAQALTAYTGVGRRLQLKGEAKGVQVIDSYAHHPTEMTADLEAMRGAAGASRLLVVFQPHLFSRTQELGKEMGDALALADASVVLDIYPAREDPIPGVTSELIITAARAAGADVTPVHDKDAVPDVIAGMAGPGDLVLTMGAGDVTDLGPKILARLSN
- a CDS encoding alkaline phosphatase PhoX; translated protein: MSATRRQILSRTGASVAGIAFTGALSELFAGSAAAAGSAAAASRRGGYGPLVPDPDGLLDLPAGFRYKVLSRQGDPLRSGEGLVPSNHDGMGAFAGRRGRVHLVRNHENRVTGKIAVPTVPGLTYDPAGKGGCTVLELDGRNDVLGERVAIAGTAVNCAGGHTPWNTWLTCEETEDRAGTNGYTKDHGFVFEVDGADPHRTGAVPLTAMGRFQHEAVAVDPTSGIVYETEDAFERPFGLFYRFLPEKPLGGTGSLRAGGTLEAMRVPGVPDLSVVQETGARFEGIEWVPVPDPLATGTPIRHQDFGPRGITHAQKLEGCYWGGRAVYFVSSFARARDGSAATHFGQVWKYEPHRRRLTLVVVFGPSTDVRLPGESPDNICLAPTGGLMVCEDGDGAQHVFGVSEKGEVYAVARGAQNIGSPEAPEWGEFAGVTFSPDGATMYVNCYTPGTTFAVTGPWC